From a single Zygotorulaspora mrakii chromosome 2, complete sequence genomic region:
- the JJJ2 gene encoding Jjj2p (similar to Saccharomyces cerevisiae JJJ2 (YJL162C); ancestral locus Anc_1.185): MTQTLKIKLDVTTFYSSLGLTSSATDAEVQKSYRKLARELHPDKSKSDSAAELFKVINNAYSILMDREKKLRYDSTLVAKGLTEYKPRNNCHRYDGLTGGAGEDFHKDENNLKTPQKNRPSKNYNHRPYEQQPYGFGTGNEAHPTFNSHSRVPIFQSFNLKNYQRNQRSPHKSETKTEKSSSIFNNKNNGTPPHHINTEDISEKRSEPPKSEEKESSDENGTAVRSKLHKANSSDPFEHLPGSPFANNRHRHYARTKHEARTHERRSVSPVKRASNTEGADMSESWDTLKNILSNFKDEEKKLKTEKNEIELTVDSIKAAKIRKAESQSIKLDDLKDSLPIDNDLFDMRKVSDTLNTVPVIKKAKLNFKEESPEIDMNSSESKGHHHSRQNESAASKIPTNLEENLYMPVNQPLPKIYRPEIIPLHQYKITSKAIDLDLPAMPNFQCNVLNKSQMERCKQYVKEFNAKSNFLKQELLQSLSERLEADKILGDKLLKVENAGNWVSCKDFDFEVVSKLAEINSRQRIVAQSFANLLNNLYKGSPQ, encoded by the coding sequence ATGACGCAAACGTTGAAAATTAAACTGGATGTTACCACATTTTACTCCTCTCTAGGACTTACTTCTAGTGCTACTGATGCAGAGGTTCAAAAATCGTACAGAAAACTAGCACGAGAGCTGCACCCTGATAAGTCGAAGTCTGATTCGGCTGCTGAGCTCTTCAAAGTAATTAATAACGCGTACTCTATTCTAATGGATagagagaagaaattaAGATACGATTCCACGTTGGTTGCCAAGGGGTTGACAGAGTATAAACCGCGAAATAACTGTCATCGCTACGATGGTCTGACTGGGGGCGCAGGCGAAGACTTTCATAAGGACGAAAATAATTTAAAGACACCTCAAAAAAACAGGCCGTCAAAAAACTATAACCACAGGCCTTACGAACAACAACCATATGGGTTCGGCACTGGAAACGAGGCCCATCCAACATTTAACTCACATTCGAGGGTTCCCATTTTCCAATCCTTCAATCTTAAGAACTaccaaagaaatcaaagatctCCTCACAAGAGTGAAACGAAAACCGAGAAATCGAGCTCCATCTTTaacaataaaaataatggcaCTCCGCCTCATCACATAAACACTGAAGATATCAGCGAAAAACGTAGCGAGCCTCCCAAAAGCGAAGAGAAGGAATCCAGTGATGAAAACGGAACGGCCGTACGATCTAAATTACACAAAGCCAACTCTTCAGATCCATTTGAGCATTTACCTGGCTCTCCATTCGCCAACAATCGACATCGCCACTATGCCAGGACGAAACATGAAGCTAGAACACACGAGAGGAGATCTGTTTCACCTGTGAAAAGAGCATCAAATACAGAAGGTGCCGATATGTCAGAAAGTTGGGATACTCTGAAGAACATATTAAGTAATTTTaaggatgaagaaaagaaattaaaaacagaaaaaaatgagatcGAGTTGACAGTTGATTCCATCAAAGCAGCAAAAATACGAAAAGCCGAATCACAAAGTATAAAGTTGGACGATCTGAAAGATTCATTGCCCATTGACAATGACTTGTTTGATATGAGAAAGGTTAGCGATACATTGAATACGGTTCCTGTCATCAAAAAAGCGAAATTAAATTTCAAGGAGGAGTCCCCTGAAATAGATATGAATTCTTCAGAAAGTAAAGGTCATCATCATAGCCGCCAGAACGAGTCAGCCGCTAGCAAAATACCTACAAACCTAGAAGAAAATCTGTACATGCCTGTCAATCAGCCTCTTCCGAAAATTTACAGGCCCGAAATCATCCCGCTGCACCAGTATAAGATAACCTCCAAAGCTATCGATTTAGATTTACCTGCGATGCCCAATTTTCAATGCAATGTTTTGAATAAATCTCAAATGGAAAGGTGCAAACAGTATGTTAAAGAGTTCAATGCTAAATCAAACTTTCTTAAGCAAGAGCTTCTACAGAGTTTATCTGAGAGGCTAGAAGCTGACAAGATTTTGGGTGATAAACTGCTTAAAGTTGAGAATGCAGGGAACTGGGTCTCTTGCAAGGACTTCGATTTTGAAGTTGTCTCCAAGCTTGCCGAAATTAATAGTAGGCAGCGCATTGTGGCCCAAAGTTTTGCCAATCTTCTCAATAACTTGTACAAAGGTTCACCCCAGTAA
- the FMP33 gene encoding Fmp33p (similar to Saccharomyces cerevisiae YJL161W; ancestral locus Anc_1.186) has product MKQSLLSRIQQGIHLPHNSVPRQHSPYAPTAKNLTVNAIIAYLYGYGAFAMYKDYSRTKSSAMRLPRNPEASLPSTFEGRKESVHDKPNRVFNSDEMKEAQISTPMRVLKSLTYGDISEISVAWGVLIQLCNTAHATYGVKSWIFRSSVLGVLGFPPLAYYWFRSTLFEKESAGVIIN; this is encoded by the coding sequence ATGAAACAGAGTTTATTGTCCAGAATACAGCAAGGTATCCATTTGCCACACAACAGCGTACCACGCCAGCATAGTCCCTACGCACCTACAGCCAAAAATCTCACCGTGAATGCAATAATCGCATATTTGTACGGATATGGAGCATTCGCTATGTACAAAGATTACAGTAGGACAAAATCCAGTGCGATGCGGCTACCTAGGAACCCCGAAGCCTCTCTGCCTTCGACGTTTGAGGGCAGGAAGGAAAGCGTTCATGATAAGCCTAACCGCGTATTCAACTCCGATGAGATGAAGGAAGCCCAAATTTCGACACCGATGAGAGTCTTGAAATCATTGACGTACGGTGatatttctgaaatttcaGTTGCATGGGGGGTTTTAATTCAACTATGCAATACAGCGCATGCCACATATGGAGTCAAGTCGTGGATTTTCAGATCAAGCGTATTGGGAGTTCTTGGGTTCCCTCCTTTGGCTTACTATTGGTTTAGATCGACTTtatttgagaaagaaagCGCCGGTGTGATTATCAACTGA
- a CDS encoding uncharacterized protein (similar to Saccharomyces cerevisiae YJL160C and PIR1 (YKL164C); ancestral locus Anc_1.187) has product MQYQKTLLTLTLAATALASSLPNQTWSTMTPNATYSGGATDHATAFGIAVQPISTGSVSMAKRDAVSQIGDGQIQATTKTAAPVSQIGDGQIQATTKTAAPVSQIGDGQIQATTKTAAPVSQIGDGQIQATTKTAAPVSQIGDGQIQATTTTLSPTPRNATSAAPVSQIGDGQIQATTKTAAPVSQIGDGQIQATTTTLSPTPRNATSAAPVSQIGDGQIQATTKTAAPVSQIGDGQIQATTTTLSPAFHNATTAAPVSQITDGQIQATTQTTKVASQITDGQVQATTSSAPSDNSDPVKSTACKTEGTLEMNLKGGILTDNKNRIGSIVANRQFQFDGPTPQAGAIYAAGWSITPEGNLAIGDNDVFFQCLSGSFYNLYDESLGEQCHPVHLEVIDLVDC; this is encoded by the coding sequence ATGCAGTACCAAAAAACTCTGTTAACACTTACCTTAGCCGCCACGGCCTTGGCTTCGTCCTTGCCAAACCAAACCTGGTCCACTATGACACCCAACGCTACTTACAGCGGTGGTGCCACCGACCACGCCACTGCCTTCGGTATCGCTGTTCAACCGATCTCAACTGGCTCTGTTTCCATGGCAAAGAGAGATGCCGTGTCGCAGATCGGCGACGGCCAAATTCAGGCTACCACAAAGACCGCTGCTCCAGTATCGCAGATCGGTGATGGTCAAATCCAAGCTACCACAAAGACCGCTGCTCCAGTATCGCAGATCGGTGATGGTCAAATCCAAGCTACCACAAAGACCGCTGCTCCAGTATCGCAGATAGGCGATGGCCAAATCCAGGCTACCACAAAGACCGCTGCTCCAGTATCGCAGATCGGTGACGGCCAAATCCAAGCTACTACCACAACCTTATCCCCAACTCCCCGTAATGCTACAAGCGCTGCTCCAGTATCGCAGATCGGCGATGGCCAAATCCAGGCTACCACAAAGACCGCTGCTCCAGTATCGCAGATCGGTGACGGCCAAATCCAAGCTACTACCACAACCTTATCCCCAACTCCCCGTAATGCTACAAGCGCTGCTCCAGTATCGCAGATAGGTGATGGCCAAATCCAGGCTACCACAAAGACCGCTGCTCCAGTATCGCAGATCGGTGATGGTCAAATCCAAGCTACTACCACAACTTTGTCCCCAGCTTTCCACAATGCTACAACAGCGGCACCGGTCTCTCAAATAACTGACGGTCAAATTCAAGCAACAACTCAAACCACAAAGGTTGCTTCTCAAATTACTGATGGACAAGTCCAAGCTACTACTTCCTCTGCTCCTTCCGACAACAGTGATCCAGTTAAATCAACCGCTTGCAAAACTGAAGGTACCCTGGAAATGAACTTGAAAGGTGGTATTTTAACCGATAACAAGAATAGAATTGGTTCCATTGTTGCAAACAGACAATTCCAATTTGATGGTCCAACTCCACAAGCTGGCGCTATTTACGCTGCTGGCTGGTCCATCACCCCAGAAGGTAACTTGGCTATTGGTGACAATGATGTTTTCTTCCAATGTCTATCAGGTAGCTTCTACAACTTGTACGATGAATCCCTGGGTGAACAATGTCATCCAGTCCATTTGGAAGTCATTGATTTGGTCGACTGTTAA
- a CDS encoding uncharacterized protein (similar to Saccharomyces cerevisiae HSP150 (YJL159W) and PIR3 (YKL163W); ancestral locus Anc_1.188) yields MRISGQPSLFRKTYIKDWGGRKRGCRRWEFSVGAFGRTPRITFSCSDPVEALSNTFHTEMQFKKTIITTAFAATALSAYVPSEPWSTLTPTATYSGGATDHATAFGIAVNPVANSSSASLAKRDGVSQIGDGQIQAATTTRSTAAPVSQISDGQIQATAATRSTAAPVSQISDGQIQATTATRSTAALVSQISDGQIQATTATRSTAAPVSQISDGQIQATTATRSTAAPVSQISDGQIQATTATRSTAAPVSQISDGQIQATTATSSADAISQISDGQIQATTSAHTTDAASQVSDGQVQATSTTSGASQVSDGQVQATSGASADSSNPVRAVSCKTDGTLEMNLKAGILTDNRGRIGSIVSNRQFQFDGPPPQAGAIYAAGWSITPEGNLAIGENDVFYQCLSGSFYNLYDESLGEQCHPVHLEVIDLIDC; encoded by the coding sequence ATGAGGATCAGTGGACAGCCGAGCTTGTTTCGGAAAACATATATAAAGGATTGGGGCGGCAGGAAGAGGGGATGCAGGAGATGGGAGTTTTCAGTTGGAGCTTTTGGGAGGACACCAAGAATAACCTTCAGTTGCTCAGATCCAGTAGAAGCCCTAAGCAATACATTCCACACAGAAATGCAATTCAAGAAGACCATAATCACAACGGCTTTTGCCGCCACAGCCCTGTCTGCTTACGTGCCAAGCGAACCATGGTCCACTTTGACACCCACCGCCACTTACAGCGGCGGTGCCACCGACCACGCCACTGCGTTCGGCATTGCCGTTAATCCGGTCGCCAACTCGTCGTCTGCTTCGCTGGCCAAGAGAGATGGTGTATCCCAGATCGGCGACGGTCAAATCCAGGCTGCCACAACCACGAGGTCCACGGCTGCGCCCGTCTCACAAATCAGCGACGGCCAGATCCAAGCTACTGCCGCTACCAGATCTACCGCTGCACctgtttctcaaatcagCGACGGCCAAATTCAAGCTACCACTGCAACCAGATCTACCGCTGCTcttgtttctcaaatcagCGACGGCCAAATCCAAGCTACCACCGCTACCAGATCTACCGCTGCTCCTGTCTCCCAGATCAGCGACGGTCAAATCCAAGCTACCACCGCTACCAGATCCACCGCTGCTCctgtttctcaaatcagCGACGGTCAAATCCAAGCTACTACCGCCACTAGATCTACCGCTGCTCctgtttctcaaatcagCGACGGCCAAATCCAAGCTACCACTGCTACTTCTAGCGCCGATGctatttctcaaatcagTGATGGTCAAATCCAAGCCACCACTTCTGCCCACACCACGGACGCCGCTTCTCAAGTGAGCGATGGCCAAGTTCAAGCTACTTCCACCACAAGTGGAGCTTCCCAAGTAAGTGATGGTCAAGTCCAAGCTACATCAGGTGCTTCAGCCGACAGCAGTAACCCAGTCAGAGCCGTCTCCTGTAAGACTGATGGTACTCTGGAGATGAACTTGAAAGCTGGTATTCTAACCGATAACAGGGGTAGAATTGGTTCCATCGTTTCCAACAGACAATTCCAGTTTGATGGTCCACCACCACAAGCCGGTGCCATCTACGCTGCCGGTTGGTCCATCACCCCAGAAGGTAACTTGGCTATCGGTGAGAATGACGTTTTCTATCAATGTCTATCAGGTAGCTTCTACAACTTGTACGATGAATCCCTGGGTGAACAATGTCATCCAGTCCATTTGGAAGTCATTGATTTGATCGACTGTTAA
- the CIS3 gene encoding Cis3p (similar to Saccharomyces cerevisiae CIS3 (YJL158C); ancestral locus Anc_1.189) → MQFKNITLLSVATLAATTSAEGYTPGSPWETLTPTATYSCGATGYSSSFGIAIQTIGSQKAKRDAVSQIGDGQVQATSTTASETAAPSSATPASETAAATETTQVATSGVSQISDGQLQHSTVSTAPTGSTTTLEPSSSKTTLSNSVCPTAPLSLDSSSCKNDGTLEISLKDGVLTDGRGRIGSIVSNRQFQFDGPPPQAGAIYAAGWSITPEGNLAIGENDVFYQCLSGNFYNLYDQSLGAQCSAIHLEVINLVDC, encoded by the coding sequence atgcaattcaaaaacatcaCTTTATTGTCAGTCGCTACCTTAGCTGCCACTACATCTGCTGAAGGTTACACCCCAGGTAGTCCATGGGAGACTTTAACACCAACAGCTACCTATTCATGCGGTGCAACTGGTTATTCATCCTCTTTCGGTATCGCTATTCAAACTATTGGTAGTCAAAAAGCCAAGAGAGATGCTGTTTCTCAAATCGGGGATGGTCAAGTTCAAGCGACAAGTACAACTGCAAGTGAAACTGCTGCTCCAAGTTCTGCTACGCCTGCATCCGAAACTGCTGCTGCCACTGAAACAACTCAAGTCGCTACCTCTGGCGTTAGTCAAATCAGTGACGGTCAACTTCAGCACTCAACTGTTTCAACAGCTCCAACCGGCTCCACAACAACTCTGGAACCAAGTAGTTCCAAAACAACACTATCTAATTCTGTCTGTCCGACCGCGCCCCTTTCTCTAGATTCCTCCTCCTGTAAAAACGACGGTACTTTGGAAATTTCCTTAAAGGATGGTGTCTTGACCGATGGTAGGGGTAGAATTGGTTCCATCGTTTCCAACAGACAATTCCAGTTTGATGGTCCACCACCACAAGCCGGTGCCATCTACGCTGCCGGTTGGTCCATCACCCCAGAAGGTAACTTGGCTATCGGTGAGAATGACGTTTTCTATCAATGTCTATCAGGTAACTTCTACAACTTGTACGACCAATCATTGGGTGCACAATGTAGTGCCATTCATTTGGAAGTTATTAACCTAGTGGATTGTTAG